From a region of the Calliphora vicina chromosome 4, idCalVici1.1, whole genome shotgun sequence genome:
- the LOC135958642 gene encoding hypodermin-A-like: protein MLILLLTLIISFDLHLNTAATVAKEGTFTFEVAINYQGEHICSGAIISEYLIVTTAHSIKHKLARDLTVTTADLTHEVNRTEIHPFFATATRDYDVALITLIKPMPLDTVITVSNIEVIPNNYIINGAKEGTLVYWETYPLQRLMYSHAELWAQDSCTRIISNDFAKNIDLLKYNEAKFCAAIEMGSCEGDDGGSLIVDDQLLGIVSSSVSCDMNFKLLVFTNLAYVREWVVDGY from the coding sequence atGCTAATACTACTACTAACACTCATCATTTCATTTGACCTACACCTTAATACAGCCGCTACTGTTGCTAAAGAGGGAACATTTACCTTCGAAGTGGCCATAAACTATCAAGGCGAACATATTTGTAGTGGTGCCATCATTTCGGAATATTTAATTGTAACAACAGCGCACTCTATCAAACATAAACTCGCTCGCGATTTAACAGTAACTACAGCTGATCTCACACATGAGGTAAATCGCACTGAAATACATCCTTTTTTTGCAACAGCAACCAGAGATTATGATGTAGCTCTCATAACTCTTATAAAACCTATGCCTTTGGATACTGTCATCACTGTAAGCAATATTGAAGTAATACCCAACAACTATATAATAAATGGTGCCAAAGAGGGTACCTTAGTTTATTGGGAAACTTATCCGTTGCAGAGATTAATGTATAGCCATGCCGAACTGTGGGCACAGGATTCTTGTACCAGAATTATAAGTaatgattttgccaaaaatattgatttactcAAATATAATGAGGCAAAATTTTGTGCTGCCATAGAAATGGGATCGTGTGAAGGAGATGATGGCGGCTCTTTGATTGTGGACGATCAATTGTTGGGTATAGTGTCGTCATCGGTTTCGTGTGATATGAACTTTAAGTTGTTGGTTTTTACTAATTTAGCATATGTCAGAGAGTGGGTGGTTGATGGTTATTAA
- the LOC135958643 gene encoding trypsin-1-like codes for MLFFLLTIVLSISTHPTIAVDQYAKDGDFPFEVAILYQGKYVCAGAIIVHDFVATAAHCVKEKNYRYLRVLTGTVHGAKFFDENIKIIDRILVHPRYTPSTRDFDIALIKLRDPVRATNVVDIIELPDPDYEIEGGTVATLIYWDFRDGARLSYVDVELWGQDNCTALNIWGEYDYNREVPLTSENTFCASIPPGSCIKNDAGSLVVDNKLLGIVSWNEYCNSTRIPLVFSNMAIYEEWINRIWNDEDKYLG; via the coding sequence ATGTTGTTCTTTTTATTGACGATTGTTCTCTCAATATCCACTCACCCCACAATTGCCGTTGATCAGTACGCTAAAGATGGCGATTTTCCCTTTGAGGTGGCCATTCTGTATCAAGGCAAATATGTGTGTGCTGGAGCCATAATAGTGCACGATTTTGTGGCAACAGCAGCCCATTGTGTGAAAGAGAAAAATTACCGCTACCTAAGAGTTCTAACGGGTACAGTGCATGGCGCCAAGTTTTTCgatgaaaatatcaaaataatagATCGCATCTTAGTGCATCCACGTTATACACCCAGCACCAGAGATTTTGATATAGCCCTGATTAAACTAAGAGATCCCGTAAGAGCTACGAATGTCGTTGATATCATAGAGCTGCCTGATCCGGATTATGAAATAGAAGGCGGCACCGTGGCTACCCTAATCTACTGGGATTTCAGAGATGGCGCTAGATTATCGTATGTTGATGTTGAGCTGTGGGGTCAGGATAACTGTACGGCGCTGAATATTTGGGGTGAATATGATTACAATAGGGAAGTACCCTTAACCAGTGAGAATACATTTTGTGCCAGCATACCTCCCGGATCGTGTATTAAAAACGATGCTGGTTCATTGGTGGTGGATAATAAATTACTGGGTATTGTGTCATGGAATGAATATTGCAATTCAACTAGAATACCATTGGTATTTTCGAATATGGCCATTTATGAGGAATGGATTAATCGTATTTGGAATGATGAAGATAAATATTTGGGTTAa
- the LOC135958644 gene encoding hypodermin-A-like — MLLLLLLHFSSIYIHLIAADSYAEEGDFPFEVAIAYQGVDICGGAIVSEYLILTAAHCIRYLEANELAIYAGVHDYYVFPRGHKYEVNSTYIHPQYDASTRDYDVALVRLKNALKLKTPGVDSIEIVTTSQANYGGILATLVYWELEPGTRLLYTDIELWSQKQCTAGNIFGDFAASVDLPPPNNGIICAGIPAGSCIGDDAGSLVVNHQLWGVVSLNIDCDSEDKPLILTNLAYVREWLDEYYL; from the coding sequence atgctGCTATTGTTACTGTTACACTTCAGTTCAATTTATATACATCTCATCGCAGCCGATAGTTATGCCGAAGAGGGTGATTTTCCCTTTGAAGTGGCCATAGCCTATCAGGGTGTAGATATTTGTGGTGGTGCCATCGTTTCGGAATATCTAATACTAACAGCCGCTCATTGTATAAGATATTTAGAGGCTAACGAATTGGCTATTTATGCTGGTGTACACGATTATTATGTATTTCCACGTGGCCATAAATATGAGGTAAATTCTACTTATATACATCCTCAGTATGATGCATCAACCAGAGATTATGATGTGGCTCTTGTAAGACTTAAGAACGCCTTAAAACTGAAAACGCCGGGTGTGGATAGCATTGAAATTGTGACAACAAGTCAAGCCAACTATGGTGGCATACTGGCCACTTTGGTTTATTGGGAACTTGAGCCGGGCACTAGACTGCTGTATACCGATATTGAGCTGTGGAGCCAGAAACAGTGCACGGCCGGTAATATATTTGGCGATTTTGCAGCCAGCGTTGATTTGCCACCACCAAATAATGGCATCATTTGCGCTGGCATACCGGCGGGATCGTGTATAGGTGATGATGCCGGCTCTCTTGTTGTGAACCATCAATTGTGGGGTGTTGTATCGTTGAATATAGATTGTGATTCGGAGGATAAACCTTTGATTTTAACGAATTTAGCGTATGTGAGAGAGTGGTTGGATGAATATTATTTATAG